A part of Streptomyces sp. DSM 40750 genomic DNA contains:
- a CDS encoding PH domain-containing protein: MSTSDQSSPEPEPARKRAEAVTASETPKAEQAPVAAAAPASKRDKPVYKDRVYRSPAGLVGGVLLLGLFGWLGGDAVVSGEGRTPWLALASLLVGVPVVVAFSVRPAVFANDDRLRVRNPLRVIELPWASVVSLRSGYSNEVIDSGGVKYQLWAIPVSLRARKKAARHQAREAQRAAKGDGGGRTSVDARPVRAETDQVMADLRELCEARAKAAGSQGEPSVRWAWEIVGPAVAGAVLLVILIAVG; this comes from the coding sequence ATGAGCACCTCGGATCAATCGTCGCCCGAACCGGAGCCGGCTCGGAAGCGTGCGGAGGCTGTGACGGCTTCGGAGACCCCGAAGGCCGAGCAGGCTCCGGTGGCTGCGGCGGCCCCTGCGTCGAAGCGTGACAAGCCCGTGTACAAGGACCGGGTGTACCGGTCGCCCGCCGGACTGGTGGGCGGGGTGTTGCTGCTGGGGCTGTTCGGGTGGCTCGGTGGGGATGCGGTGGTGTCGGGGGAGGGGCGTACGCCGTGGCTGGCGTTGGCCTCGTTGTTGGTGGGTGTGCCGGTGGTGGTCGCCTTCTCGGTTCGGCCGGCTGTTTTCGCCAATGATGATCGGCTGCGGGTGCGGAATCCGTTGCGGGTGATCGAGCTGCCCTGGGCGAGCGTCGTCTCGCTGCGGTCGGGTTACAGCAATGAGGTCATCGACTCGGGCGGCGTCAAGTATCAGCTCTGGGCGATTCCCGTATCGCTGCGTGCCCGGAAGAAGGCGGCTCGGCACCAGGCCCGGGAGGCTCAGCGGGCGGCCAAGGGGGACGGCGGTGGCCGTACGTCCGTGGACGCGCGGCCCGTGCGGGCGGAGACCGATCAGGTCATGGCGGATCTGCGGGAGTTGTGCGAGGCGCGGGCGAAGGCGGCCGGGTCGCAGGGGGAGCCGAGCGTGCGGTGGGCCTGGGAGATCGTGGGGCCGGCGGTGGCCGGGGCGGTGCTGCTGGTGATCCTGATCGCGGTGGGGTGA
- a CDS encoding ATP-binding protein, which yields MKQSAAKTLGVAVVGAAIAAAGAGAANAAPSVPDASQALGAVTQTLPAENITQALPAAPGALDQGQRALGAGLETAHPATANVLAEGSTAPVAGLLGGVPAGQTLPAHDLGVNGLPLGGGA from the coding sequence ATGAAGCAGTCTGCTGCCAAGACCCTCGGTGTCGCCGTCGTCGGTGCCGCCATCGCCGCCGCGGGCGCGGGAGCCGCGAACGCCGCCCCGAGCGTGCCCGACGCCTCCCAGGCCCTGGGCGCCGTCACCCAGACGCTGCCCGCGGAGAACATCACGCAGGCGCTGCCGGCCGCCCCCGGCGCCCTCGACCAGGGGCAGAGGGCGCTCGGCGCCGGTCTGGAGACCGCACACCCCGCCACCGCCAACGTCCTCGCCGAGGGGTCGACCGCCCCCGTCGCCGGACTGCTCGGCGGCGTCCCCGCGGGCCAGACCCTCCCCGCCCATGACCTCGGCGTGAACGGCCTGCCCCTCGGCGGCGGCGCCTGA
- a CDS encoding PspC domain-containing protein produces the protein MSRLARPTEGRMIGGVCAALARRFGTSATTMRVIFLVSCLLPGPQFLLYIALWILFPSEEKARTAW, from the coding sequence ATGAGCCGCCTTGCCCGCCCCACCGAAGGCCGGATGATCGGCGGAGTGTGCGCAGCGCTGGCACGGCGCTTCGGCACCTCCGCGACCACGATGCGCGTGATCTTCCTGGTGTCGTGTCTGCTTCCGGGCCCGCAGTTCCTGCTCTACATAGCCCTGTGGATTCTGTTCCCCTCGGAGGAGAAGGCCCGCACGGCCTGGTGA
- a CDS encoding sensor histidine kinase, translating into MTKARGGIRGWSAARRKVQSRIRFTSLRLRLVVVFGLVALTAAASASGIAYWLNREAVQSRAQDAALNDFKREMQSHVSTLRPNPTQDQLRIAARRMAEGGERSSVLLIAEGADGKTVSGASTDNALDGFSLEDVPASLQKAVNKRQKLTSGNRHAYHVYWQRVIDGDTPYLVGGAKMIGGGPTGYIRKSLAEEADDLNSLAWSLGIATGLSLIGSALLAQAAATTVLKPVQRLGVAARRLGEGKLDTRLRVSGTDELADLSRTFNLAAESLEKRVDDMSAREEASRRFVADMSHELRTPLTAITAVTEVLEEELDADTGSLDPMIEPAVRLVVSETRRLNDLVENLMEVTRFDAGTARLVLDDVDIADQITACIDARAWLDAVELDAERGTMANLDPRRLDVIMANLIGNALKHGGSPVRVSVREEGDDLLIEVRDHGPGIPEDVLPHVFDRFYKASASRPRSEGSGLGLSIALENAHIHGGEITAANSPKGGAVFTLRLPRDAASLIAEERDDDQGDDGPEGIEGNGQ; encoded by the coding sequence GTGACGAAGGCTCGAGGGGGGATCCGCGGCTGGTCCGCGGCTCGCAGGAAAGTACAGTCCCGGATCCGTTTCACCAGTCTGCGGCTGCGTCTGGTGGTCGTCTTCGGTCTGGTGGCGCTCACGGCGGCCGCGTCGGCGTCCGGTATCGCGTACTGGCTCAACCGCGAGGCCGTGCAGAGCCGCGCCCAGGACGCGGCACTCAACGACTTCAAGCGGGAGATGCAGAGCCATGTGAGCACGTTGCGCCCGAACCCGACGCAGGACCAGCTGCGCATCGCGGCACGCAGGATGGCGGAGGGCGGCGAGCGTTCCAGCGTGCTGCTCATCGCCGAGGGCGCCGACGGCAAGACGGTGTCCGGTGCCTCGACCGACAACGCGCTGGACGGCTTCTCACTGGAGGACGTGCCCGCGTCCCTGCAGAAGGCCGTGAACAAGCGGCAGAAGCTCACCTCGGGCAACCGGCACGCGTACCACGTGTACTGGCAGCGGGTCATAGACGGCGACACCCCGTATCTGGTGGGCGGCGCGAAGATGATCGGCGGCGGGCCGACCGGCTACATCCGCAAGTCCCTGGCGGAGGAGGCGGACGACCTCAACTCGCTGGCCTGGTCGCTAGGTATCGCGACGGGTCTGTCGCTCATCGGCTCGGCGCTGCTCGCGCAGGCCGCCGCGACGACCGTGCTGAAGCCGGTGCAGCGCCTCGGTGTCGCGGCCCGGCGCCTCGGCGAGGGCAAGCTCGACACCCGGCTGCGCGTGTCCGGCACGGACGAACTGGCCGATCTCTCCCGGACGTTCAACCTCGCGGCGGAATCCCTGGAGAAGCGGGTCGACGACATGAGCGCCCGCGAGGAGGCGTCGCGCCGCTTCGTCGCCGACATGTCCCATGAACTCCGTACGCCGCTCACGGCGATCACCGCCGTCACGGAGGTGCTGGAGGAGGAGCTGGACGCCGACACGGGCAGTCTCGATCCCATGATCGAACCGGCCGTTCGGCTCGTCGTCAGCGAGACGCGGCGCCTGAACGACCTGGTCGAGAACCTGATGGAGGTCACCCGCTTCGACGCGGGCACGGCCCGGCTGGTCCTCGACGACGTGGACATCGCCGACCAGATCACCGCCTGCATCGACGCCCGCGCCTGGCTGGACGCGGTGGAGCTGGACGCCGAGCGCGGCACCATGGCCAACCTCGACCCGCGCCGCCTGGACGTGATCATGGCGAACCTGATCGGAAACGCGCTCAAGCACGGCGGCTCGCCTGTGCGCGTCTCGGTGCGCGAGGAGGGCGACGACCTGCTGATCGAGGTACGGGACCACGGCCCCGGCATCCCCGAGGACGTCCTCCCGCATGTCTTCGACCGTTTCTACAAGGCGAGCGCCTCCCGCCCCCGCTCCGAGGGCAGCGGCCTCGGCCTGTCCATCGCCCTGGAGAACGCCCACATCCACGGCGGCGAGATCACCGCCGCCAACTCCCCGAAGGGCGGCGCGGTCTTCACCCTCCGCCTGCCCCGTGACGCCGCCTCGCTGATCGCGGAGGAACGGGACGACGACCAGGGCGACGACGGCCCGGAGGGCATCGAGGGGAACGGGCAGTGA
- the afsQ1 gene encoding two-component system response regulator AfsQ1, with translation MPSLLLIEDDDAIRTALELSLTRQGHRVATAATGEDGLKLLREQRPDLIVLDVMLPGIDGFEVCRRIRRTDQLPIILLTARSDDIDVVVGLESGADDYVVKPVQGRVLDARIRAVLRRGEREANDAATFGSLVIDRAAMTVTKNGEDLQLTPTELRLLLELSRRPGQALSRQQLLRLVWEHDYLGDSRLVDACVQRLRAKVEDVPSSPTLIRTVRGVGYRLDVPQ, from the coding sequence GTGCCTTCCCTGTTGCTGATCGAGGACGACGACGCCATCCGCACGGCCCTGGAGCTCTCACTGACGCGCCAGGGGCACCGTGTCGCCACCGCCGCCACCGGCGAGGATGGTCTCAAGCTGCTGCGCGAACAGCGGCCGGATCTGATCGTTTTGGACGTGATGCTGCCTGGAATCGACGGCTTCGAGGTGTGCCGGCGGATCCGGCGCACCGACCAGCTGCCGATCATCCTGCTCACCGCGCGCAGCGACGACATCGACGTCGTGGTGGGCCTGGAGTCCGGTGCGGACGACTATGTCGTCAAGCCCGTGCAGGGGCGGGTCCTGGACGCCCGTATCCGCGCCGTGCTGCGGCGCGGTGAGCGCGAGGCCAACGACGCGGCGACGTTCGGCAGCCTGGTGATCGACCGCGCGGCGATGACCGTGACGAAGAACGGCGAGGACCTCCAGCTGACGCCCACCGAGCTGCGGCTGCTCCTGGAGCTGAGCCGCCGCCCCGGACAGGCCCTGTCCCGGCAGCAGTTGCTGCGTCTGGTGTGGGAGCACGACTACCTGGGCGACTCCCGCCTGGTGGACGCGTGTGTGCAGCGGCTGCGCGCCAAGGTCGAGGACGTACCGTCGTCGCCGACCCTGATCCGTACCGTGCGCGGGGTGGGCTACCGGCTGGACGTTCCTCAGTGA
- a CDS encoding VanZ family protein: MQPQGTNGGSAGIRVRAAGGVLLAAHLAVVAWITLRPLDVTWMSPANLRPFAGIRADVALGWPEAARRIGEGLALLAPLGVLLPMTHGRLSVSPLASLARSVAAGALLSLAIELLQTGVPGQVVDIDSILLNTVGVGLAHLAVVPVVRSAFRRRAETRVRAASLRREETSQGRTPTIPRVGMAP; the protein is encoded by the coding sequence GTGCAGCCTCAAGGTACGAACGGCGGTAGCGCCGGGATCCGTGTCCGTGCGGCGGGGGGTGTCCTCCTCGCCGCACATCTCGCGGTCGTTGCCTGGATCACGCTGCGTCCACTGGACGTCACCTGGATGAGTCCCGCGAATCTGCGGCCCTTCGCGGGCATCAGAGCCGATGTGGCCCTGGGCTGGCCGGAGGCGGCCCGCCGGATCGGCGAGGGGCTCGCGCTGCTCGCTCCGCTGGGCGTCCTGCTGCCGATGACGCACGGCAGACTGTCCGTGTCGCCGCTCGCCTCGCTGGCCCGGTCGGTCGCGGCCGGGGCGCTGCTGTCGCTGGCCATCGAGCTGTTGCAGACCGGGGTGCCCGGTCAGGTCGTCGACATCGACTCGATCCTGCTGAACACGGTCGGCGTGGGCCTCGCCCATCTCGCGGTCGTACCGGTGGTCAGGTCGGCGTTCCGGCGCAGGGCCGAGACCCGGGTCCGTGCGGCGAGCCTGCGCCGTGAGGAGACGTCTCAGGGTCGGACCCCGACGATTCCCAGGGTCGGAATGGCTCCATAG
- a CDS encoding uridine kinase family protein, with the protein MSAHPPIPTRVVLLSGPSGSGKSLLAARSGLPVLRLDDFYKEGDDPTLPQVEGSADIDWDHPLSWDADVAVAAIEELCRTGSTTVPTYDISLSARTGAEALHIERTPVFIAEGIFAAEIVGRCRELGVLADALCLTRGAVTTFRRRFLRDLKEGRKSVPFLLRRGWRLMRLERSIVARQTELGAHPCDRDEALGRLAAAAAGHSAKATA; encoded by the coding sequence GTGAGTGCGCATCCTCCGATACCGACCCGGGTCGTCCTGCTGTCCGGTCCGTCCGGCTCAGGCAAGTCCCTTCTCGCCGCCCGCTCCGGCCTGCCCGTGCTGCGGCTCGACGACTTCTACAAGGAGGGCGACGACCCGACGCTGCCGCAGGTGGAGGGTAGCGCCGACATCGACTGGGACCACCCGCTGTCGTGGGACGCGGACGTCGCCGTCGCGGCGATCGAGGAGCTGTGCCGCACGGGCAGTACGACCGTCCCGACGTACGACATCTCGCTCAGCGCGCGTACCGGCGCCGAGGCCCTGCACATCGAGCGGACCCCGGTCTTCATCGCCGAGGGCATCTTCGCCGCCGAGATCGTCGGGCGCTGCCGTGAACTCGGTGTCCTCGCCGACGCCCTGTGCCTGACCCGTGGTGCGGTGACGACCTTCCGCCGCCGCTTCCTGCGCGATCTGAAGGAGGGCCGCAAGTCGGTGCCCTTCCTGCTGCGGCGCGGCTGGCGGCTGATGCGTCTGGAGCGCTCGATCGTGGCCCGGCAGACGGAGTTGGGCGCCCACCCGTGCGACAGGGACGAGGCGCTGGGGCGTCTGGCCGCGGCCGCCGCGGGCCACAGCGCGAAGGCGACGGCGTGA
- a CDS encoding aldehyde dehydrogenase family protein, with translation MSDKSEQQRLSVFKTYKLYVGGKFPRSESGRVYEVTDSKDKWLANAPLSSRKDARDAVVAARKAFGSWSGATAYNRGQVLYRVAEMLEGRKSQFVHEVADAEGLSRSKAAAQVEATIDRWVWYAGWTDKIAQVVGGGNPVAGPYFNLSSPEPTGVVAVLAPQESSFLGLVSVVAPVIATGNTAVVVASEKSPLPALSLGEVLATSDVPGGVVNVLSGRTAEIAAPLAAHQDVNAIDLAGADDVLAKELEIAAADNLKRVLRPQPVDDWSAMPGIDRMTAFLETKTVWHPTGSLGASGSAY, from the coding sequence ATGTCCGATAAGTCCGAGCAGCAGCGTCTGAGTGTCTTCAAGACCTACAAGCTGTACGTCGGCGGGAAGTTCCCGCGTTCCGAGAGCGGCCGGGTGTACGAGGTGACGGACTCGAAGGACAAGTGGCTGGCGAACGCGCCCCTTTCCTCCCGCAAGGACGCCCGTGACGCGGTCGTCGCCGCCCGCAAGGCGTTCGGCTCCTGGTCCGGCGCGACGGCGTACAACCGCGGCCAGGTCCTCTACCGCGTGGCGGAGATGCTGGAGGGCCGCAAAAGCCAGTTCGTCCACGAGGTCGCCGACGCCGAGGGCCTGTCGCGGTCGAAGGCCGCCGCCCAGGTGGAGGCGACGATCGACCGCTGGGTCTGGTACGCGGGCTGGACCGACAAGATCGCCCAGGTCGTCGGCGGCGGAAACCCGGTCGCGGGCCCGTACTTCAACCTCTCCTCCCCCGAACCCACGGGCGTGGTCGCGGTCCTGGCCCCCCAGGAGTCGTCCTTCCTGGGCTTGGTCTCGGTCGTCGCCCCGGTGATCGCCACGGGCAACACGGCGGTCGTGGTGGCGAGCGAGAAGTCCCCGCTCCCCGCACTGTCGCTGGGCGAGGTGCTGGCCACCTCCGATGTCCCCGGCGGTGTCGTCAACGTCCTCTCCGGCCGTACGGCGGAGATCGCGGCCCCCCTCGCCGCCCACCAGGACGTCAACGCGATCGACCTGGCCGGCGCGGACGACGTACTGGCGAAGGAACTGGAGATCGCGGCGGCCGACAACCTGAAGCGCGTCCTCCGTCCACAGCCTGTGGACGACTGGTCGGCCATGCCGGGCATCGACCGTATGACGGCGTTCCTGGAGACGAAGACGGTGTGGCACCCGACGGGCTCGCTGGGCGCGTCCGGGTCGGCGTACTGA
- a CDS encoding aldehyde dehydrogenase family protein codes for MASAFDYAPAPESRAIVDIAPSYGLFIDGEFTEAADGKVFKTVSPASEEVLSEIARAGEADVDRAVKAARKAFGKWSALPGAERAKYLFRIARIVQERSRELAVLETLDNGKPIKETRDADLPLVAAHFFYYAGWADKLDHAGFGANPRPLGVAGQVIPWNFPLLMLAWKIAPALATGNTVVLKPAETTPLSALFFADICRQAGLPKGVVNILPGYGDTGAALVGHPDVNKVAFTGSTAVGKEIAKTVAGTRKKLTLELGGKGANIVFDDAPIDQAVEGIVNGIFFNQGQVCCAGSRLLVQESIQDELLDSLKRRLATLRLGDPLDKNTDIGAINSEEQLTRITALVERGESEGAERWSPACELPSAGYWFAPTLFTNVTQAHTIARDEIFGPVLSVLTFRTPDEAVAKANNTQYGLSAGIWTEKGSRILAVANKLRAGVVWSNTFNKFDPTSPFGGYKESGFGREGGRHGLEAYLDVR; via the coding sequence ATGGCATCCGCGTTCGATTACGCACCCGCACCCGAGTCCCGCGCGATCGTCGACATCGCGCCCTCGTACGGCCTGTTCATCGACGGCGAGTTCACCGAGGCCGCCGACGGCAAGGTCTTCAAGACGGTCAGCCCCGCCTCCGAAGAGGTCCTCTCCGAGATCGCCCGGGCCGGCGAGGCGGACGTGGACCGCGCGGTGAAGGCGGCGCGCAAGGCCTTCGGGAAGTGGTCCGCGCTCCCCGGCGCGGAGCGCGCGAAGTACCTGTTCCGCATCGCCCGCATCGTCCAGGAGCGCTCCCGCGAGCTGGCCGTCCTCGAAACCCTCGACAACGGCAAGCCCATCAAGGAGACCCGCGACGCCGACCTCCCCCTGGTCGCCGCGCACTTCTTCTACTACGCGGGCTGGGCCGACAAACTCGACCACGCGGGCTTCGGCGCGAACCCCCGCCCCCTCGGCGTGGCGGGCCAGGTCATCCCCTGGAACTTCCCCCTGCTGATGCTGGCGTGGAAGATCGCCCCGGCCCTGGCGACCGGCAACACGGTCGTCCTGAAGCCCGCCGAGACGACCCCGCTCTCCGCCCTCTTCTTCGCGGACATCTGCCGCCAGGCGGGCCTCCCGAAGGGCGTCGTCAACATCCTTCCCGGATACGGCGACACCGGCGCCGCCCTGGTCGGGCACCCGGACGTGAACAAGGTCGCCTTCACCGGCTCCACGGCCGTCGGCAAGGAGATCGCGAAGACGGTCGCCGGTACCCGCAAGAAGCTCACCCTCGAACTCGGCGGCAAGGGCGCGAACATCGTCTTCGACGACGCCCCGATCGACCAGGCCGTCGAGGGCATCGTGAACGGCATCTTCTTCAACCAGGGCCAGGTCTGCTGCGCGGGCAGCCGCCTCCTGGTCCAGGAGTCGATCCAGGACGAGCTGCTCGACTCCCTGAAGCGGCGCCTTGCGACCCTGCGCCTCGGCGACCCCCTCGACAAGAACACGGACATCGGCGCGATCAACTCCGAGGAGCAGCTCACGCGCATCACCGCGCTCGTCGAGCGCGGCGAGTCCGAGGGCGCCGAACGCTGGTCCCCGGCCTGTGAACTGCCCTCCGCGGGTTACTGGTTCGCCCCGACGCTCTTCACGAACGTCACCCAGGCGCACACGATCGCGAGGGACGAGATCTTCGGCCCGGTCCTCTCCGTCCTGACCTTCCGCACCCCGGACGAGGCCGTCGCCAAGGCCAACAACACCCAGTACGGCCTCTCGGCGGGCATCTGGACCGAGAAGGGCTCCCGGATCCTGGCCGTCGCGAACAAGCTCCGCGCGGGCGTCGTCTGGTCCAACACGTTCAACAAGTTCGATCCGACCTCGCCGTTCGGCGGCTACAAGGAGTCGGGCTTCGGCCGCGAAGGCGGCCGCCACGGCCTGGAGGCGTACCTCGATGTCCGATAA
- a CDS encoding SigE family RNA polymerase sigma factor, giving the protein MNTLHSTSTSAVVTRLHDVVRNAEKSGAVSGRGCARGTGRQHTTYMSVVDAHVGGSNTGVTHGGTGTAYGEGTGERRSGSEAEFTAYVQERRASLYATAYHLTGDRFEAEDLLQSALFSTYRAWDRISDKAAVGGYLRRTMTNLHISAWRRRKLNEYPTEELPETAGDTDAMRGTELRAVLWQALARLPELQRTMLVLRYYEGRTDPEIAEILDISVGTVKSSIWRSLRRLREDEVLSFGRDEEESFGELVA; this is encoded by the coding sequence ATGAACACGCTGCACAGCACCAGCACTAGCGCAGTTGTCACGCGTCTCCACGACGTCGTCCGGAACGCGGAGAAGTCCGGTGCCGTGAGCGGGCGGGGGTGCGCTCGCGGCACCGGGCGTCAGCACACCACGTACATGTCGGTGGTTGACGCGCATGTGGGGGGAAGCAACACGGGGGTCACCCACGGGGGAACGGGGACCGCGTACGGGGAGGGCACGGGGGAACGCCGGTCTGGGTCGGAGGCGGAATTCACCGCCTACGTCCAGGAGCGTCGTGCCTCCCTGTACGCAACCGCCTACCACCTGACCGGAGACCGCTTCGAGGCCGAGGACCTGCTGCAGAGCGCGCTGTTCTCGACCTACCGGGCCTGGGACCGGATCAGTGACAAGGCCGCGGTCGGGGGCTACCTCCGCCGCACCATGACCAATCTGCACATCAGCGCGTGGCGCCGCCGCAAGCTGAACGAGTACCCGACCGAGGAACTGCCGGAGACCGCCGGTGACACGGACGCGATGCGCGGCACCGAACTGCGCGCCGTCCTGTGGCAGGCGCTCGCCCGGCTCCCCGAACTCCAGCGGACGATGCTGGTCCTCCGTTACTACGAGGGCCGCACCGACCCGGAGATCGCGGAGATCCTCGACATCAGTGTCGGCACGGTGAAGTCCAGCATCTGGCGGTCGCTCCGCCGGCTGCGCGAGGACGAGGTCCTCAGCTTCGGCCGTGACGAGGAGGAGTCCTTCGGGGAGCTTGTCGCCTGA
- the deoC gene encoding deoxyribose-phosphate aldolase: protein MSTAAPHALADATASDSTLRRFLHGLPGVDPVGLEARAASLGTRSIKTTAKAYAIDLAISMVDLTTLEGADTPGKVRSLGAKAVLPDPTDRTTPATAAVCVYPDMVPAAKAAVAGSTVKVASVATAFPAGRAPLAVKLADVREAVTAGADEIDMVIDRGAFLAGNYLKVHDEIIAVKEACGTAARLKVIFETGELSTYDNIRRASWLGMLAGADFIKTSTGKVAVNATPANTLLMLEAVRDFRAQTGVQVGVKPAGGIRTTKDAIKFLVLVNETVGEDWLDNHWFRFGASSLLNDLLMQRQKLATGRYSGPDYVTVD from the coding sequence ATGTCCACAGCTGCACCCCACGCTCTCGCCGACGCCACCGCGTCCGACAGCACGCTGCGCCGCTTCCTCCACGGGCTGCCCGGCGTCGACCCGGTCGGCCTGGAGGCGCGCGCCGCCTCCCTCGGCACCCGTTCCATCAAGACGACCGCCAAGGCGTACGCCATCGACCTGGCCATCTCCATGGTCGACCTGACGACCCTGGAAGGCGCGGACACCCCGGGCAAGGTCCGGTCCCTGGGCGCCAAGGCGGTCCTCCCCGATCCCACCGACCGCACGACCCCCGCCACGGCCGCGGTCTGCGTCTACCCCGACATGGTGCCCGCCGCCAAGGCCGCCGTCGCCGGCTCCACGGTCAAGGTCGCCTCCGTCGCCACCGCCTTCCCGGCCGGTCGCGCCCCCCTCGCCGTGAAGCTGGCCGACGTCCGCGAGGCCGTCACCGCCGGTGCCGACGAGATCGACATGGTCATCGACCGCGGCGCGTTCCTCGCGGGGAACTACCTGAAGGTGCACGACGAGATCATCGCCGTGAAGGAGGCCTGCGGCACCGCCGCCCGCCTCAAGGTCATCTTCGAGACCGGCGAACTCTCGACGTACGACAACATCCGCCGCGCCAGCTGGCTCGGCATGCTCGCCGGTGCCGACTTCATCAAGACGTCCACCGGCAAGGTCGCGGTGAACGCCACCCCCGCCAACACCCTCCTCATGCTGGAAGCCGTACGCGACTTCCGGGCCCAGACCGGCGTCCAGGTCGGCGTCAAGCCCGCCGGCGGCATCCGCACCACCAAGGACGCGATCAAGTTCCTCGTCCTGGTCAACGAGACCGTCGGCGAGGACTGGCTGGACAACCACTGGTTCCGCTTCGGCGCGTCCTCGCTCCTCAACGACCTGCTGATGCAGCGCCAGAAGCTGGCCACCGGCCGCTACTCCGGCCCCGACTACGTGACGGTGGACTGA
- a CDS encoding adenosine deaminase, giving the protein MTNQTDPTGSTPDSDQIRRAPKVLLHDHLDGGLRPGTIVELAHASGYAPQLPETDPDRLGVWFREAADSGSLERYLETFSHTVGVMQTRDALFRVAAECAEDLAADGVVYAEVRYAPEQHLDGGLSLEEVVEAVNEGFREGERRARADGRRIRVGALLTAMRHAARALEIAELANRYRDLGVVGFDIAGAEAGYPPTRHLDAFEFLKRENNHFTIHAGEAFGLPSIWQALQWCGADRLGHGVRIIDDIQVHEDGSVKLGRLASYVRDKRIPLELCPSSNLQTGAARSYAEHPIGLLRRLHFRATVNTDNRLMSHTSMSREFEHLVEAFGYTLDDIQWFSVNAMKSAFIPFDERLAMINDVIKPGYAELKSEWLFRQTSSTSGSGNEQS; this is encoded by the coding sequence ATGACGAACCAGACCGACCCGACCGGTAGCACCCCGGATTCGGACCAGATCCGCCGGGCGCCCAAGGTTCTGCTGCACGACCACCTCGACGGCGGGCTGCGCCCCGGCACGATCGTCGAACTCGCCCATGCCTCGGGCTACGCCCCCCAGCTCCCGGAGACCGACCCCGACCGGCTCGGCGTCTGGTTCCGGGAGGCCGCCGACTCCGGTTCGCTGGAGCGGTACTTGGAGACCTTCTCCCACACCGTCGGTGTGATGCAGACCCGGGACGCGCTCTTCCGGGTCGCCGCCGAGTGCGCCGAGGACCTCGCCGCGGACGGCGTCGTCTACGCGGAGGTCCGCTACGCCCCCGAACAGCACCTCGACGGCGGCCTCAGCCTCGAAGAGGTCGTCGAGGCCGTCAACGAGGGCTTCCGGGAGGGTGAGCGGCGGGCCAGGGCCGACGGCCGCCGCATCCGCGTCGGCGCCCTGCTCACCGCCATGCGGCACGCGGCCCGCGCCCTGGAGATCGCCGAACTCGCCAACCGCTACCGCGACCTGGGCGTCGTCGGATTCGACATCGCCGGCGCCGAGGCCGGCTACCCGCCCACCCGGCACCTCGACGCCTTCGAGTTCCTCAAGCGCGAGAACAACCACTTCACCATCCACGCCGGAGAGGCCTTCGGGCTCCCCTCCATCTGGCAGGCGTTGCAGTGGTGCGGCGCCGACCGGCTCGGCCACGGCGTCCGCATCATCGACGACATCCAGGTCCACGAGGACGGCTCCGTGAAGCTCGGCCGCCTCGCCTCCTACGTCCGCGACAAGCGCATCCCGCTGGAGCTGTGCCCCAGTTCCAACCTCCAGACCGGCGCCGCCCGTTCGTACGCCGAGCACCCCATCGGGCTGCTGCGGCGACTGCACTTCCGGGCCACCGTGAACACCGACAACCGGCTGATGTCCCACACGAGCATGAGCCGGGAATTCGAGCACCTTGTCGAGGCTTTCGGCTACACGCTCGACGACATCCAGTGGTTCTCGGTCAATGCTATGAAGTCAGCATTCATTCCTTTCGATGAACGACTGGCCATGATCAATGACGTGATCAAGCCCGGATACGCCGAGTTGAAATCCGAATGGCTGTTCCGGCAAACGTCCTCCACCAGCGGTTCTGGCAACGAACAGAGCTGA